Below is a window of Vallicoccus soli DNA.
CGACCACCCCGAGCCCCGGAGGCCGTCCGTGAGGATCCTCGCCACGTCCGGGGGCTTCGTCCCCGGCGAGCGCAGCCGCCTGGCGGTCGGGCCGCTGCTGCAGCACGCGCTCGACCTCGCGGGGAGCCCGTCCCGCCCGCGCCTGTGCTACGTCGGCACGGCCCTCGGCGACCAGGCGTGGATGGCCGCGGAGGTGCACAAGGCCTTCGCCGGCACCGGCGTCGAGGTGAGCGTCCTCGACCTGCTGCCGATGCCGAGCGTGCCCGACGTGCAGGAGCACCTGCTCGGCCAGCACGTGGTGTGGGTGGGCGGCGGGTCGGTCGCGGGCCTGCTCGCCCTGTGGCGGCTGCACGGGGTCGACCGGGCGATGCGCGCGGCCTGGGAGGCGGGCGTCGTGCTCGGCGGCGTCTCGGCCGGGTCGCTGTGCTGGCACGTCGGCGGCACCACGGACTCGTTCGGGCCCGACCTGCGCCCGGTGACCGACGGGCTGGCCCTGCTGCCGTACGGCAACGGGGTGCACTACGACAGCGAGGAGCAGCGCCGACCGCTGCTGCACCGGCTCGTGTCCGACGGCACCCTGCCGCTGTCGTACGCGACGGACGACGGCGTGGGTCTCGTCTACGAGGGCACCGAGCTGGTCGAGGCGGTCAGCGACCGCCCGGGCGTGGCGGCGTACCGCGTCGAGCGCGGGCCGGACGGGCGCGCCGTGGAGACCCGCATCGAGCCGCGCCGGCTCGGGCCGACCCGCTAGGCCCGGCGCTCCGGCCGGGCGTCCGGCCTCCGGCGCCTACGCGGGGCGGCGCGGCCCGAGCGCCGCGGCCACCGCGTCCTCGCCGGCCACCGCGACCAGCGCGTCGCGCGCCCTCGCAGCCGAGGAGCGGGTGGCCTCGTCCGGGGGCAGCGCGCGCAGCGCGTCGCGCGCGAGCGCGTCCCACCGCCGCGCGCGCTCCTCGAGGTGCCGGGCGTAGGCCTCGCGCGCCTCGCGCGCACCGGCGTGCCACGGCAGCACCGCCAGCGCGCGCACCCCGCCGGCGTCGGCCCGCAGCGCCGCGGCCGCCTCCGCCGCGGCGTCCTCGACGATGCCGGCGAGGCTGCGCCGCACGCGCGGGGGCGTCGAGGAGAGCTGGACCTTCGGGGAGGCGTACTGCACCGCGGCGGCGACGCGGGCGCCGG
It encodes the following:
- a CDS encoding peptidase E → MRILATSGGFVPGERSRLAVGPLLQHALDLAGSPSRPRLCYVGTALGDQAWMAAEVHKAFAGTGVEVSVLDLLPMPSVPDVQEHLLGQHVVWVGGGSVAGLLALWRLHGVDRAMRAAWEAGVVLGGVSAGSLCWHVGGTTDSFGPDLRPVTDGLALLPYGNGVHYDSEEQRRPLLHRLVSDGTLPLSYATDDGVGLVYEGTELVEAVSDRPGVAAYRVERGPDGRAVETRIEPRRLGPTR